A genomic window from Nitrospirota bacterium includes:
- the rpsD gene encoding 30S ribosomal protein S4, whose product MARYIGPLCRLCRRENSKLFLKGERCFKDKCALERRNYPPGQHGQGRIKVSDYGLQLREKQKLSRIYGLLERQFRNYFEKAERMEGITGENLLQLLERRLDNVVYRLGFASSRNEARQMVRHGHFIINGKKVNIPSFLLHQDDVIELSEKSRKIQKIADSISNVEAKGIPSWLQLEKENLRGHIIHLPTKDEIILPVQEQIVVEFYSKL is encoded by the coding sequence CAAGATATATTGGGCCTCTTTGCAGGCTGTGTAGAAGGGAGAATTCGAAACTCTTTCTTAAGGGAGAGCGGTGCTTTAAGGATAAATGTGCATTAGAACGCAGAAACTATCCACCAGGTCAACATGGACAAGGGAGAATTAAGGTATCAGATTATGGCTTACAGCTCAGAGAAAAACAGAAACTCAGCAGAATATATGGTCTGCTTGAACGCCAGTTCAGGAACTACTTTGAGAAAGCTGAACGAATGGAAGGAATAACAGGAGAAAACCTCCTTCAGCTCCTCGAGAGAAGACTTGATAATGTCGTTTATCGCCTTGGATTTGCATCATCACGAAATGAGGCACGCCAGATGGTCAGGCATGGCCATTTCATCATCAACGGGAAAAAAGTAAATATTCCCTCATTTCTGTTACATCAGGATGATGTTATAGAACTATCAGAAAAGAGCAGAAAAATACAGAAGATAGCTGATTCGATCTCGAATGTTGAAGCGAAAGGAATACCTTCGTGGCTCCAGCTTGAGAAGGAGAACCTTAGAGGACATATAATCCATCTGCCAACAAAAGATGAGATTATACTCCCAGTACAGGAACAGATAGTGGTTGAATTCTATTCCAAATTGTAA